DNA sequence from the Poecile atricapillus isolate bPoeAtr1 chromosome 12, bPoeAtr1.hap1, whole genome shotgun sequence genome:
GTGCCTGGATGCCATCTTGTCAAGAGAAGAATTCCTGTGTTTTGCTTTTACTCTATTGCTGTAGGAACTGCATCCCCTCTCCTCAAGGCAGCAGTCATCAGCGCTCCTGCCTCTCTGTTCTCCCAGTCCTCAACTCGCAACTCCCTGTATGATTAGACATCACAATGAATATTTCTCCTGAAATTTGATTTAGTTCTGGCTCCTGAAAGGGAAGCCTGTAGGGAGAACAAAGTGAACATTGCTCAGAAACTGGCATGTGGAGGTGATTCACATGTTCCCGTGCTTCAACCAATTCCCATGCCCTGATGGGCTGGACTGCAGCAAGATCCAAGCACAATCCCTTtgtccatccttccttcctgcttcccttccctcctccctccctccacccccAGGGAGGCTGTCctactattttctttttttttttcttccccccccccccccccatcctcCCCAGCTGTACGTATAAGTCCCCAATCAAGCTGTCCTTGCATCAAAGGACAGCTCGGGGGACACggagcagcacccacagcagcaggatggCTCACGGCATCTTGGGGCTCATGCAGCCCTTGAGGAGGGGTCTGAACACAAGCAAAATTCGCCTCATTTTTCTCTGTGGTGTGACTGAGCAGCACCACAGCCCAGCAAAGTGGTGGCCAGAAAGAGGCTTCAGCTCCACACATGGGTCCCAGGATGCCCCTGGGGAATCAAGGTGAGTCAAACGCTACATTGCTGCGTCCAAAGGGATGGGCATGCACCTCTGCCTTGCCctgagagaggaagaggagagaggcCAGCGAAGCCCTGGGATGTGGGGGACAAGACCACCTTAGGTGAGCAGACACTGATGGGAGGAAGATGGTGCCAGGACCCAGCCTGAGAGGTGCTGCTTCCTGTCCCTGGAGCTTTGGGGACCTGTCAGAAGTGCTAGTCCTGCCTCCAGAGCTGTGGGGGCCACAGCTAACAGCAGGGAACCATCTGGTGGAGGTGACAAAGAGGCACAAGGGTTTTTTGGCCCATTTCCACAGCAGGAACTACTGCAGGCTCCCTGCCAgcctttcctctctctgcttcAGGGATAGTTCAGGAAGAGAaggtaaaataaatgtaatttgtGAATCTCCTAGACTAGTATGATCTGGGTCAGACTGTAATGCTAGGCATTGAGGGGGAGAGCCAACCAACATTGCAGAAAACACAATAAGCTATTTTGCTATCTGACCTTAGAGAAAAGTCACAGTGATAACCCTGCCTGGTGGGATTTATGAAGACTCATTatcaatgggatttttttctaattggTTTGTTGCTTGTGAAATTATCTCTGGCAGTACTTGTAGGCATCTTGCTGGTTTGTATGGCCTTGGAAAGTATCTTTTAGGGAAAACATTGACGGGGGAAGAACTACTTTCTTGAAACCTCCTTCACCACTTTCCTGTGTCACAAAAGgtttgagattttattttttaaaagggaatAATCAGTTGGCATACACTGAATTTGCAGTGTTGAGTTTATCACATCCTGCTAAGATCTTTACAAGCCTCTGACCACGTATCCTGTGACAGTAATGCCATTGTAAAACTATTTTACATTACAAATTAGTTGATgctaaatgaagaaaaatttaatctaaccaattttggtgttttttggtgtgtttttttttttaatcctggtTCAAAATTACTTAACAAAATgtgaaaggaattttttcactctttcaaaagcaaagaaaattaaaatatgaagaCTTTGTTTCCAGCATTGGCTACCCAAAGCAGGTGTCTTTCAGAGGACACTTGAGCAGCCCGGCACTGATTTGAGTGATATAAAGACAATGAGACCAGTATGCAAGTCAGTTACTGAACTGAACAGTGAAAACAAGGAGTCATCAGATTGGGTTTATCTCTCAACAGAGGCACCAATCCTGAGAACACAGCCAAATACCTTAAATACTCCCTTCAGCCAGTAGAGAGGGAAGCTGCTTGAAGGTGCTCTCTGCATCATGGTCAGGAGTGTTTGGCATCATCCCTGCTCTTGAGAAGAGTGAATTCTGCAGCCAGGCTTATCCAGAGTCATGCAGGGTGTCTCAGGATAGCATCTGTCTTTCCTTGTACCTAACAGGATACCCTGAGTgctgtccctggctgcagcttggCTGCCTTGGGTCCCACATAactgagagcagcagccaaagcAAGCTTTGAACTCAGAGGAACTGCAGGGAACTAGATTTGTGTGAGGTTGGTGCACAGATTCTTCTGCAATTAATGTTGGGTAAAGCTCTAGGTGCCTCAAGGATAACAGGAATTAAGTTTTCTGACAATAAATGTGCAGACagctttggggatttttggatCCAGCAGTCTCTGCAGGCGGTCATCTCTCATTACCCAGCCTAAAAATCCATTTGGTTGCAGCACTAAATGGAATTCTATTACTCTACCATTTCTGTTGTGTAACAAATTATTTCACCCATAAAGATAAACCAAACATTGTCTGGAAACATGCCAATTTGCCACACAAATGGAATAAATTACTCTGATGCATCAAAAATGAAGCAGGTTATTTTAGTCTGTTTTGACAATTGAGAACTAGTCTTTAAATTGTGTATTTAGAAATATCTGTAGGTGTCTTTATTGAAGGAAACTGTGGTGTATGTTGTCAGCCTGATGAAAGAGAAGCTTCTGCCACTGGAGAATGCCCTGGGCTTTGGGATGATGGGCACTTGGGCTACACTGAGAGTTACTGGACAAAAGGCCCACCTACCTCCAGGGTGCTGCCTTCTTTCAGCACAGGAGGTGGGACCTTTGAGTAACAGGAATCTCCTTTATCTAAATGAGCATTTGGTACATAcactaagaaaaaaaccagtgTTTGCTCATGTGCTTTCTCTGCCAAATACAAGTCTCAGAGTATACTGTATTGGTAAGAAATCCTAAACACTGCTGTCAGAGTAGCAGCCTTCTCCAGATTGGTGTGAGAGCCTGGTCAGGAGGAGATGAACTGGATGCTGTTTCCCCTCTCATTTTTAGATTCCCTTTCTGGAAGGTATCATTAAGAGAAGCTGATGGCCATGTTCATAACTCTTGGCCAGATTAAATCTTGCAGGCTGTCAAAATAACTAGCAATTTTTCCTGAGCATGGATCACATCAGTTCAGAGGAAGTTACTCAGCCCAGTAGCTCTGTAAGCTGGGGCTGGGTGTGTCTCACCACAAGAAAGCTCCCTGTGATGGAGTTAAGGAAAGGAATGGGCAGTTCatggaagaaaaagcagcagaaaaggaaCAATCATCAAGTAATCCCCTTGGAAGGAGAAGCAAAACATGAATGACAACAGCCCTTCTTGCTGGATTAGCATTTGATCCTGAGCACTTTGCTTGTTATTGCATCATTCTACCCAGGATTAACATCCCAGGCCTGGGACTTGCAAATGCTCTGCCTACATCTGTTCCCCCTGCCAGCCAGCCCAAGCAGGGGTAGCACATGCAGAACACCTGTACTTGTTTGTGCACAGATAGACATTTATTCTCTGGGCCATCTGataaaatgggaaatattttgGGGCAACTCAGATTTTTCTGCCACTGAGGATGGATAATTTGAATTGTTTCCCATGTGCATGGCATAATCCTTTGAGAAAGTGTTTGCATGCACATTTCCCTCTAAGTGCCATGTCTCTAGCACTCAGCCAAATACCTCAATTGTGGATGTGCAGAAAAGGGTGGACTCCTCTGACTTTTGCAAATTTGTCTTACAGCTCTGAGGATCAGGTGACAGTGCATTTTATAAATCGGGATGGAGAGCGACTTACAACCACAGCCAAAGAAGGGGAGAGTTTGCTGGAAGTGGTAGTCAATCACAACTTGGCCATTGATGGATTTGGTAGGTGTTGCAGCAGGATATGTACATGTGCTGTTAGGGCCAGTACATATGCCACTATGTTCTGCTAAGACCATAAACAAGCTTCCCTTCTCCACCAGCTGCTTGCTGGGTGGCTCACCATGCTGAGATGGCAATGTAACCTCACACAGTCACCACTGGCATTCCAGCAGCCTCTGTCAGTGCTTTTGGCTGCATAGAGCCGAtgtaaaaatttgaaaactgaTGGTGATTctcccagagaagaggcaggCTGGAAACTACATACATCTGTTGTGTTTCCTAGCATCTCTTTTGACATGCTCCAGATCTTTTAAAGCGCCTTTTCTCATGTTGTTCCTAAAGACGGTCTCTCACCCccttatttttcctgatttggTGTCATTCCCTTCATATTCCACCAGGTGCCTGTGAAGGGACATTAGCCTGCTCTACCTGTCACCTCATCTTTGACAAGGATGCCTTCCAAAAGCTTGATGCCATCTCAGATGAAGAGCTGGACATGCTGGACTTGGCATATGGACTCACTGACACGTAAGCCTCCCTGCTGATTGCAGCAGATCCTCAAGCCTCTACGGCAGATTCTCACCATGCAGCACTTATTCCCAAGGGGATGGGACTTGTTCTGTATTATAGTTGTGCCTtgagagctgctttctcttgagGCACAACAGATCATTAAAAGGAGTTTTAGTGAAAACTCATCCTGAAGCAGACATCCCAGTGTGGGTGGGGAATTTCTCCCTTTAATTTGGGAACAGAGGAGcctcacttctttttttcttctcagatcGCGCCTTGGCTGCCAGGTGTGCGTTAAGAAGTCGATGGATGGTCTGACGGTGAGGGTCCCCATGGATGTGTCAGACatcaggaagcagcaggaggttggaaagcaaagcaaacagtAACTGGAAACGATTGCTGTACAGCTTACATTCTCATTTAGGCGTGGCAGCGTACTTAGCTTTTGGTTGACACTCTTGCTTTTTGTGGCTGGCTTGCAGTAGGCCATAAAGGTCTGAATCACTATAAAAGGTGTGTTTGGAAAATCTCTTATTTAAACAAGGCATCATGCTTAATAGGGTCTTTGGTATTTTAAGGGCTTAAATGCTCTGCTGAACACAACTGGATTAAAGTGTATGGCTTTATTCCCTGGGTGGGTGTCAGTAAATACCTCTGTTGTATGTGACTCACTTTCTCCTTTGAAATTTAAGAATTCTGCTATTCTGAGAAACTGCTGAGAATTTTGCAAGGCTTAACTCTTTAAAGGTGGAGCAGACTTTTCCAGTTTGGGAAGATTGGAAGATTTGGTTGCTGTTTGCAGATCAGTGATGGGCTGGGTGATATAGGTGACTTCAGTTTGGCCAGCAAGAGCATACTGAGGACACTTGTGTGCTGACAGTTCCTGTAAGCAGTAACCACTTCTACAACCTTGAGATGTTTCAGGTGCCTGAATTGTTCTGTTCTGGGAGCAGCCACTTTCTCCAAATGTTAAATTTTCTTATTGCTGTACTATCCCCCATGTCAAATAAAATTCTTATAATGAGCCTTTTAGACCTACAAGATGCACTGTTCTGGTACCATGAGCCAGGCTGGAATAGAATGAGTTGGAAGGAAATTTGGTTGGCTGCATTaagcacagcactgccagctgaTCAAAGGAGGTGATTGTCCTGCTGTACTCAACACTGTTGGGCATTGaatataaaaaagacattattCTGTTAGAGAGTGTCCAGAGCAGGATTGTGAGGATGATGAAAGGTCTGGAGCGGAAGCCTTATGAGGAAGAATAGCTGAGGTCACTcggtttgttcagcctggagagggggaGGCCGAGGTCAGACCTCATTGTggtcttcaacatcttcatggggggaagcagaggggcaggtaCTGATCTCTTCACTCTTGTGACCACTGACAGGACTCAAGAAAATGGCAggaagctgagtcaggggaagtttaggttagATCTCAAgtaaaggttcttcacccagagggtgtttgggcactgaacacgatcccagggcagcagcatgTCTGAGTTAAGAATCATTTGGACAATACTCCTGGGCACATGGTGGGATTCTTGGCATGTCCTGCACAGAGCCTGGAGTTGGATGATCCTGaagggtcccttccagctcaggatattctgcgATTCCACAACTCTGTGATTTATGTCATTTCGGTGTGACCGTGGGGCCTAGGCCGCGGGGGCTGCAGCGGCGCCAGGGGGCGCTCGCGGGGCGGCTCTGAGggtgagggggaggaggaggaggaggaggaggaggagggtgaggaggaggaggaggaggccgcAGTGGCGGCGGGGCCGCTGCGCCGTGCCCGTCCCTCCTTCATCCCGCACGGACCAGTGCCTGGGCCTGTCTCGGGGAGCCACAATTGCCATCTGTGTCTGATGGTCTCTGTGCACCTCCGTGCCTTCCTCCTGCTGACACCAGCCCTGCCACGCCTGGCGTGATGATGTGATCTCACTCAGGTGATGAGTGACACCCTGTGAATCCTCTTAACAGCCTTTGTCTTCCTCTCTGATCGAGATTTTTCCTTCGTGCAAAAATCGGTTCAAGTGTTTATCCATGTCAGTTTTATCCTTAGCAGAAGGATACCTGCAGGAAGGATTTCCTGGCATGAGCCAGAACCGTGTGCTGTGAGAGGTGATGGCAGCAGGGTGGATTTTTGCAGGGTGACAGTTCTGTTTGGGGACCACGGATTTGGTGATGTACTAATGCTTCAGGCTTGTGACTGGCATGTGACAGGGTAGCCCTATGCTTTGTCATACATTAGAAAAGTCTTCCAGCATGTGCCTGTTTCTCCCAAATCTCTTCTCCTCCAAGTTGTCCCAGgtttactgtaaaaaaaaaacaaagaataaatatggattaaaataaaacagttaaGCCATCACCTTCAGTAGCACTTCAAGTTTCTCCCCCTCCTGATGCTGCCACTTGCAAAGCCAAGGTGATCTGGAGCTTTGCAGTCCCACTCCTCAGTCCCCACCTTGTGAGCTTGAAGCTggaccccaggctgctgctggaaggtgtCTGCTCTCTGCACACATCATGGCAGGATGGCAAGGGATAGAGCAGCTTCTGGCTTGGAAGGGTTGAATAACTGCTGTGCTCCTCTTCAGAGTGTGGGTGACCTCTGAAGAAAGAATTTCTAGGACAAGCTGTTAGCATTGAAATGCAGAGAGTCAAAGTAGCTCGTGTTGCTCTGGTGGGGCTGCGTGTCCCTCGAAGGCCCCATGGGATAATGGAGAGGCCTCTGCACAAAGGAGCTACCTGCAAAGGATGAGGGAGACTATGTCTTGGAAGACTGGCTTTCCTGACAGTTGAAACATCAGAAATAGAACTGGAAAGTTTCAAGTAAACTACAGCTGCCTCAGGCACTTCCGTTATGTTTCTGTCAGCCTGCAGGCTAAGGAAAGAAATCATATATCCTGAGCAGAAATAAGATGAGGCTGAACTGCATGAGTCATTTCTCTTCAAGGCAGATGAGCTGGACTTGTTTGGCCTTGGTCTAAATTGGGAACGGGCCCTGAAGGCTCCTCGCATCCTGGATGGTGACCATGGAACACGACTTCCCAAGAGCCTGCATCCAGTGGGGCAGTGAGTAGGGCTTTCAGTATGTGACAGGCCAGCGTGGTCTAAATGATCTGAAAAagggcagagaaagaaatggaagCTTGTTTGCATCTCAGGGCTATACATTAAGGGAAAATGTGGCCTTCCTGGGGCAGAAAGCCAACCAAGTGTCTGTGTATTTGTTATTACTTGTTATGAGCAAGCTGGAGTCTATGGAACATTTTCAAGATTGGTCTCTGAGTTGCATTATTGTCTGGCTCATGGAAAAGGAGGGCTGCAAATTTCCAAGCCCAGAACTCTGTTTTGTGCTATGTTTTGCaggattttgctttgtttaaaataaagaaaaatgctatAATACAGACCTGGGTTAGAGCAGCTATCCAGGGAACTGTGTCCACATTAGGCAGCCTAAGATGAGGCAAGGGAAACTGTGTTTTTCCCTGCCTCTCCCAATGTTTATCTAAACGAATCTAAGTTTCTTGTAATCCTTTCAGGTGATGCAAATTGTAAGCTCTTACTCTGCACTTGGTTAGGTTCCCTTTAACCTGAGTCCAGCCACTGAGTTTACAATCTGTAGTATGTTTAGAATACAAAATAATATCTTTTACAAGAATAGGCAGGCTTTTCTTATAATATTTAGTGCTGTTTCACCTTCTTGACAAGACAAGAGTAATACCTGgactgctgtgctggcagaagGCTTCTTGCCAGCGTGGCCAGCCTGGCAGATCTGGGCTGGAGGTGAGTGTGTTTCACAGCAGTTCAGTGCAAATGCCACCACCCTGACACAGGGGAGAGGGCAGCAAGAGCAAGGGAACAAAAGGTGACAACACCACAACGACAACTCGTGTGTCTTTTATTAAAACAGTTACAACTGtagctctggaaaaaaagactGTGGATGCCTTGTTCATGTGTGAGGAAAATTATGGTGGTGGAGTCATATTATGATTATATACACCTTTCATTATACAAGGGCCACAAAGGTGATCTGGGACAGAGTGCCACATCTGATAGTTAAATACCCTTCATCTAACAAAACAAACTCTATACACCTTGGAAAGTGGGCTCTGGGCTTCCCCCTGGTTCCCTTGCCCTAGTATTTGATGATGTGAATTTGGAGTGCTGGGCTGGGTTCCTGTCACTGACCCTCATAGGCACCTGGCAGATGAGCAGAGGGATCTGACACTTGATAATTTTACAGAGGTGGCTTTCCCCTCTGTGCAAGGACTGAACCATGACAGCTGTcatgcagctccagctctggctATTTGCAGACACACAGCAGCTTGCAGGGATAGTTATTCCACAAGCACAACCTTTCAGTCATCAGAATTCatgtatttctcttttccttcaccCATTCTCTGTTCATTGACCAAAAGGATTGTCTCTCTGACAGATACCACCATAGAAAACTCTCATGTAACTTTCAAATGAACCATCCCAAACCTTTTAACCTTTGAGACTTTTCCCACTGTTTTCTTAAAACAACCTGTCAAACTAATGTGGTGCTCTCAGCATCTTTTTAGATCTCAGCTGGCAGTGTCACAACCCTCTAACAAGTCCCTTTACATCTGTGGCACTTTTGAGCATGGCTTTGGGGGATGCTTCAGGAGTCCACTGGCTGCATCTCTTTGGTTGTCCTTACCAGCAGCCTGCTTAGCACACCCCTGCCTGGAATTCCCCACACTTAATTCTGCTGGAGCACACAGGGCCACACACTCTGCTGAGTGGGAAGTCAGTGTTTCTCTGAGCCAGCATCAGTGATGAAGCCAGGACAGTTTCAGTGCATGGACTGACAGCTTTCTGGCCACATGAGACTTTGCTTTAGCATCTACTCAACAACATTCCTGACAACTTCCACAACTCCTTGACCTCATGCTAAAACCAAGCCCTGCTCAAATCCCTCTCAGCATGACTAGGAATTTGGTCAGTTGTCTCATCTACACTGCCTCTAGAAAGAGGCATCAGCATTGACAGAAAATTGTCAACTTTCACTAGGACTGAAACTCCTAGCTACTGAGCTACTCCCAGAAGACACAGAAGAACATTCACATCCCTGTCAAGCTGACAGTACTAAAATCCTTTATAGCAACTGTGTCCCTGTCAAATGCTAACTTTGGGGAAGGTATGAGAAGAAAGAATCGCTGCATAGTTAATTCCAGAAAAAAGCAATCTTGGGCTTAAAATGATACACATGCTATCTGTCAGTGAATGCTGGACTTTGGACtctgggctccagctgctgaTTTTGGAACCCAGCCTCAACCAATAATGGATGTGGGCTTTGAGCTAGACCAGAGTAGACAACAAATGAGCCAAGTGAAGCAGCAGTGATTTCTGGAATGAAGGTGAAGGATGAATGGTTGTGATGAACAGTGAATAATGGTGGGTTTTGTGCAAGTGTAAAGATTTTTAACTAATTCTTATGGAGCATTAGCTGTCCCTGTTGTCCAGTCATCCACACACATCAGCAGCTGactggagaaaataaaacaaagtttctcttttccctctataAAGAAAAATGGAGTCAGGCCCTGTACAGGTCAGCTAATACAAGGACAGGGAGAGTCTGGTGGTATTCACTCCACACCCACCCAGTGAAGTctcttccatctgaaaagggcataaagaaaatgcaagaaCAGCCCCCCCCACCTCCCACCAAAATGAGTATTGAACCCCATCAGTACATACACATTAGTGTCACTTTACAC
Encoded proteins:
- the LOC131583412 gene encoding adrenodoxin-like, coding for MAHGILGLMQPLRRGLNTSKIRLIFLCGVTEQHHSPAKWWPERGFSSTHGSQDAPGESSSEDQVTVHFINRDGERLTTTAKEGESLLEVVVNHNLAIDGFGACEGTLACSTCHLIFDKDAFQKLDAISDEELDMLDLAYGLTDTSRLGCQVCVKKSMDGLTVRVPMDVSDIRKQQEVGKQSKQ